A window of Diospyros lotus cultivar Yz01 chromosome 14, ASM1463336v1, whole genome shotgun sequence contains these coding sequences:
- the LOC127790539 gene encoding transcription factor TCP5-like isoform X3 — MMTRSKDGKGFEVKGSINIAADDTKSKKGAASSSTASRRWSASKNPRIVRVSKALGGKDRHSKVCTVRGLRDRRIRLSVPTAIQLYDLQDRLGLSQPSKVIDWLLEATKDDIDKLPPLPIFPGISSSTPDLNQQPSSLVLLSHHHIHNDDDDDQLLKNVAASQSTHQPNYFFPPNFFGANTAYYLKHGETPSLLPKDIREACNNNVVGSKLKGSLENNQAVAAGKAQVSAQNFIHIYNNYYNHHHMEPCSLSVSQFGFPSQAQTEGANNSTHLPLSYSGSQLFIGSQPAVATQSVFPPYFSSPPADNYNHFQCMSSNSKNVVPNPLLSSPISSSTTPKPLLHHSHHYGGQSNKGPDR; from the coding sequence ATGATGACAAGATCAAAAGATGGAAAGGGATTTGAAGTGAAGGGCAGTATTAATATTGCAGCAGACGATACTAAATCGAAGAAGGGGGCAGCATCCAGCAGCACCGCTTCAAGGCGATGGTCGGCTTCCAAAAATCCAAGGATCGTACGCGTGTCGAAGGCCTTAGGAGGGAAAGATAGGCACAGCAAGGTGTGCACCGTAAGGGGTCTAAGGGACAGGCGAATCCGGCTCTCGGTACCCACTGCAATTCAGTTGTATGATCTGCAGGATAGGCTTGGCCTTTCTCAGCCCAGCAAGGTCATAGATTGGCTTCTCGAGGCTACTAAAGATGACATCGACAAGCTTCCTCCACTTCCAATCTTCCCTGGAATATCATCATCAACTCCAGACTTAAATCAACAACCCTCCTCACTAGTACTACTTTCTCATCATCATATCCAcaacgatgatgatgatgatcagtTATTGAAGAATGTCGCAGCCTCTCAGTCGACTCATCAGCCTAATTATTTTTTCCCTCCTAATTTCTTTGGCGCAAATACAGCATACTACTTAAAGCATGGAGAAACCCCGTCTCTACTTCCTAAGGATATTAGAGAAGCCTGCAACAATAACGTTGTAGGATCAAAGCTTAAGGGATCACTTGAAAATAATCAAGCTGTTGCTGCTGGAAAAGCACAAGTTTCAGCCCAGAATTTCATTCACAtatacaataattattataatcaCCATCACATGGAACCTTGCAGCTTGTCTGTCTCTCAATTTGGATTTCCTTCCCAGGCCCAAACTGAAGGAGCCAATAATTCCACTCATTTGCCTCTCTCGTATTCTGGCTCTCAGTTGTTTATCGGTAGCCAACCTGCAGTGGCAACACAATCAGTTTTCCCTCCCTATTTCTCCAGTCCACCAGCAGATAACTATAATCACTTTCAATGTATGAGCTCAAATTCGAAGAATGTTGTGCCAAATCCCCTCTTATCATCTCCAATCAGTAGCAGTACTACACCTAAACCACTACTCCATCACTCACACCACTATGGAGGGCAATCAAACAAAGGCCCTGATCGTTAA
- the LOC127790539 gene encoding transcription factor TCP5-like isoform X2, giving the protein MSSGIYQFGEDEVEWLQIRHIISSSCAETHVKLLHKVQISIIVSDERRKMMTRSKDGKGFEVKGSINIAADDTKSKKGAASSSTASRRWSASKNPRIVRVSKALGGKDRHSKVCTVRGLRDRRIRLSVPTAIQLYDLQDRLGLSQPSKVIDWLLEATKDDIDKLPPLPIFPGISSSTPDLNQQPSSLVLLSHHHIHNDDDDDQLLKNVAASQSTHQPNYFFPPNFFGANTAYYLKHGETPSLLPKDIREACNNNVVGSKLKGSLENNQAVAAGKAQVSAQNFIHIYNNYYNHHHMEPCSLSVSQFGFPSQAQTEGANNSTHLPLSYSGSQLFIGSQPAVATQSVFPPYFSSPPADNYNHFQCMSSNSKNVVPNPLLSSPISSSTTPKPLLHHSHHYGGQSNKGPDR; this is encoded by the exons ATGTCCTCTGGGATCTATCAATTTGGAGAAGACGAAGTTGAGTGGTTGCAAATTCGCCATATCATTTCTTCTTCCTGTGCAGAAACTCAT GTGAAATTATTGCATAAGGTGCAGATCAGCATCATCGTCAGTGACGAGAGAAGGAAGATGATGACAAGATCAAAAGATGGAAAGGGATTTGAAGTGAAGGGCAGTATTAATATTGCAGCAGACGATACTAAATCGAAGAAGGGGGCAGCATCCAGCAGCACCGCTTCAAGGCGATGGTCGGCTTCCAAAAATCCAAGGATCGTACGCGTGTCGAAGGCCTTAGGAGGGAAAGATAGGCACAGCAAGGTGTGCACCGTAAGGGGTCTAAGGGACAGGCGAATCCGGCTCTCGGTACCCACTGCAATTCAGTTGTATGATCTGCAGGATAGGCTTGGCCTTTCTCAGCCCAGCAAGGTCATAGATTGGCTTCTCGAGGCTACTAAAGATGACATCGACAAGCTTCCTCCACTTCCAATCTTCCCTGGAATATCATCATCAACTCCAGACTTAAATCAACAACCCTCCTCACTAGTACTACTTTCTCATCATCATATCCAcaacgatgatgatgatgatcagtTATTGAAGAATGTCGCAGCCTCTCAGTCGACTCATCAGCCTAATTATTTTTTCCCTCCTAATTTCTTTGGCGCAAATACAGCATACTACTTAAAGCATGGAGAAACCCCGTCTCTACTTCCTAAGGATATTAGAGAAGCCTGCAACAATAACGTTGTAGGATCAAAGCTTAAGGGATCACTTGAAAATAATCAAGCTGTTGCTGCTGGAAAAGCACAAGTTTCAGCCCAGAATTTCATTCACAtatacaataattattataatcaCCATCACATGGAACCTTGCAGCTTGTCTGTCTCTCAATTTGGATTTCCTTCCCAGGCCCAAACTGAAGGAGCCAATAATTCCACTCATTTGCCTCTCTCGTATTCTGGCTCTCAGTTGTTTATCGGTAGCCAACCTGCAGTGGCAACACAATCAGTTTTCCCTCCCTATTTCTCCAGTCCACCAGCAGATAACTATAATCACTTTCAATGTATGAGCTCAAATTCGAAGAATGTTGTGCCAAATCCCCTCTTATCATCTCCAATCAGTAGCAGTACTACACCTAAACCACTACTCCATCACTCACACCACTATGGAGGGCAATCAAACAAAGGCCCTGATCGTTAA
- the LOC127790539 gene encoding transcription factor TCP5-like isoform X1 translates to MSSGIYQFGEDEVEWLQIRHIISSSCAETHQVKLLHKVQISIIVSDERRKMMTRSKDGKGFEVKGSINIAADDTKSKKGAASSSTASRRWSASKNPRIVRVSKALGGKDRHSKVCTVRGLRDRRIRLSVPTAIQLYDLQDRLGLSQPSKVIDWLLEATKDDIDKLPPLPIFPGISSSTPDLNQQPSSLVLLSHHHIHNDDDDDQLLKNVAASQSTHQPNYFFPPNFFGANTAYYLKHGETPSLLPKDIREACNNNVVGSKLKGSLENNQAVAAGKAQVSAQNFIHIYNNYYNHHHMEPCSLSVSQFGFPSQAQTEGANNSTHLPLSYSGSQLFIGSQPAVATQSVFPPYFSSPPADNYNHFQCMSSNSKNVVPNPLLSSPISSSTTPKPLLHHSHHYGGQSNKGPDR, encoded by the exons ATGTCCTCTGGGATCTATCAATTTGGAGAAGACGAAGTTGAGTGGTTGCAAATTCGCCATATCATTTCTTCTTCCTGTGCAGAAACTCAT CAGGTGAAATTATTGCATAAGGTGCAGATCAGCATCATCGTCAGTGACGAGAGAAGGAAGATGATGACAAGATCAAAAGATGGAAAGGGATTTGAAGTGAAGGGCAGTATTAATATTGCAGCAGACGATACTAAATCGAAGAAGGGGGCAGCATCCAGCAGCACCGCTTCAAGGCGATGGTCGGCTTCCAAAAATCCAAGGATCGTACGCGTGTCGAAGGCCTTAGGAGGGAAAGATAGGCACAGCAAGGTGTGCACCGTAAGGGGTCTAAGGGACAGGCGAATCCGGCTCTCGGTACCCACTGCAATTCAGTTGTATGATCTGCAGGATAGGCTTGGCCTTTCTCAGCCCAGCAAGGTCATAGATTGGCTTCTCGAGGCTACTAAAGATGACATCGACAAGCTTCCTCCACTTCCAATCTTCCCTGGAATATCATCATCAACTCCAGACTTAAATCAACAACCCTCCTCACTAGTACTACTTTCTCATCATCATATCCAcaacgatgatgatgatgatcagtTATTGAAGAATGTCGCAGCCTCTCAGTCGACTCATCAGCCTAATTATTTTTTCCCTCCTAATTTCTTTGGCGCAAATACAGCATACTACTTAAAGCATGGAGAAACCCCGTCTCTACTTCCTAAGGATATTAGAGAAGCCTGCAACAATAACGTTGTAGGATCAAAGCTTAAGGGATCACTTGAAAATAATCAAGCTGTTGCTGCTGGAAAAGCACAAGTTTCAGCCCAGAATTTCATTCACAtatacaataattattataatcaCCATCACATGGAACCTTGCAGCTTGTCTGTCTCTCAATTTGGATTTCCTTCCCAGGCCCAAACTGAAGGAGCCAATAATTCCACTCATTTGCCTCTCTCGTATTCTGGCTCTCAGTTGTTTATCGGTAGCCAACCTGCAGTGGCAACACAATCAGTTTTCCCTCCCTATTTCTCCAGTCCACCAGCAGATAACTATAATCACTTTCAATGTATGAGCTCAAATTCGAAGAATGTTGTGCCAAATCCCCTCTTATCATCTCCAATCAGTAGCAGTACTACACCTAAACCACTACTCCATCACTCACACCACTATGGAGGGCAATCAAACAAAGGCCCTGATCGTTAA